Proteins encoded within one genomic window of Sporolituus thermophilus DSM 23256:
- a CDS encoding L7Ae/L30e/S12e/Gadd45 family ribosomal protein, which yields MNEQKIISLLGLAQRAKKVISGEFAVEKAVRSRQVKLLLVAEDASYGTQKKYRDMATYYQVPLSVKLSKEKLGFALGKSARAAVAVTDDGFSKALLELLSD from the coding sequence ATGAATGAACAAAAGATTATTTCACTATTAGGTTTAGCGCAAAGAGCCAAAAAGGTTATATCCGGAGAATTTGCTGTGGAAAAGGCAGTCCGGTCCCGTCAGGTTAAGCTACTGCTGGTGGCGGAAGATGCGTCATACGGAACTCAAAAAAAGTACCGGGACATGGCAACCTATTATCAGGTGCCGCTTTCGGTTAAATTGTCAAAGGAAAAACTTGGTTTCGCACTTGGCAAAAGTGCGCGCGCTGCCGTGGCTGTGACTGATGATGGCTTCAGCAAGGCTCTGCTTGAGTTATTGTCGGACTAA